The following proteins come from a genomic window of Miscanthus floridulus cultivar M001 chromosome 2, ASM1932011v1, whole genome shotgun sequence:
- the LOC136521779 gene encoding phosphomethylpyrimidine synthase, chloroplastic-like, whose product MPATKEMAALQPSFSPAMTLKSSCSALKFPKTGLLPGFGGIPCPQDRKACFACLIPKVASVTDQSIAEPSKPKQNRHTVDPTAPEFLPLPSFEECFPRSTKESSEIIHEESGHVLKVPFRRVHLTGDQKHFDTYDTSGPQNISPRIGLPKIRKEWIDRREKLGSPRYTEMYYAKQGIITEEMLYCASRENLSPEFVRTEVARGRAIIPSNKRHLELEPMIVGRNFLVKVNANIGNSAVVSSIEDEVHKLQWATMWGADTVMDLSTGRHIHETREWIIRNSPVPIGTVPIYQALEKVNGIAENLSWEIFRDTLIEQAEQGVDYFTIHAGVLLRYIPLTAKRMTGIVSRGGSIHAKWCLTYHKENFAYEHWDDILDICNQYDVALSIGDGLRPGSIYDANDSAQFAELLTQGELTRRAWAKDVQVMNEGPGHIPIHKIPENMEKQLEWCNEAPFYTLGPLTTDIAPGYDHITSAIGAANIGALGTALLCYVTPKEHLGLPNRDDVKTGVISYKISAHAADLAKGHPYAQAWDDALSKARFEFRWLDQFALSLDPVTAMAFHDETLPSEGAKVAHFCSMCGPKFCSMKITEDIRKYADENGYGTVEEAVIQGMNAMSAEFLAARKTISGEQHGEAGGEIYVPESYAVQK is encoded by the exons ATGCCCGCGACTAAG GAAATGGCTGCACTGCAACCCTCATTTTCACCAGCAATGACTTTGAAGAGTAGCTGCAGCGCCCTGAAGTTCCCGAAAACTGGACTGTTACCTGGTTTTGGTGGCATTCCATGCCCTCAAGACAGGAAAGCTTGCTTCGCTTGTTTGATCCCCAAGGTTGCTTCGGTGACTGACCAGTCAATAGCAGAGCCATCAAAACCCAAGCAAAACAGGCACACAGTCGACCCAACTGCTCCAGAATTTCTGCCACTCCCATCTTTTGAAGAATGCTTTCCAAGGAGTACCAAAGAATCAAG TGAAATCATTCATGAGGAATCTGGTCATGTCCTCAAGGTTCCATTCCGGAGAGTCCATTTGACTGGAGATCAGAAGCACTTTGATACATATGACACCAGTGGTCCTCAAAATATAAGCCCAAGGATTG GACTCCCAAAGATAAGGAAGGAATGGATTGATAGGAGGGAAAAGCTGGGCAGTCCTCGGTACACAGAAATGTATTATGCTAAACAGGGAATCATAACAGAGGAGATGTTATACTGTGCCAGCCGTGAGAACCTTAGTCCTGAATTTGTTCGGACAGAAGTTGCCCGTGGACGAGCCATAATTCCTTCCAACAAGAGGCACCTGGAATTGGAACCCATGATTGTTGGAAGAAACTTCCTTGTAAAGGTGAATGCGAATATTGGGAATTCAGCTGTTGTGAGCTCCATTGAGGATGAAGTTCACAAGCTCCAGTGGGCCACGATGTGGGGAGCTGATACTGTCATGGACCTTTCAACAGGGCGACATATCCATGAGACCCGGGAATGGATTATTCGCAACTCTCCTGTTCCTATTGGGACTGTTCCTATTTACCAAGCACTTGAGAAAGTAAATGGCATTGCTGAAAATCTGAGCTGGGAAATCTTTAGGGATACCTTGATTGAACAAGCTGAGCAGGGCGTTGATTACTTCACAATCCATGCTGGTGTCCTGCTTCGTTACATTCCTCTTACAGCAAAGAGAATGACGGGCATAGTTTCACGTGGTGGCTCAATTCATGCAAAATGGTGCTTAACTTATCACAAGGAGAACTTTGCATATGAACATTGGGATGACATTCTTGACATATGCAATCAGTATGATGTGGCATTATCAATTGGTGATGGTTTGAGGCCTGGTTCCATTTATGATGCGAATGATAGTGCACAGTTTGCAGAACTGCTGACTCAAGGTGAACTAACACGTCGAGCATGGGCGAAAGATGTGCAG GTGATGAACGAAGGCCCAGGTCACATCCCAATACATAAAATTCCTGAAAACATGGAGAAACAGCTGGAGTGGTGTAATGAAGCGCCTTTCTATACATTGGGTCCTTTGACAACTGATATTGCACCTGGTTATGATCACATCACCTCAGCCATTGGTGCTGCCAACATTGGAGCTCTTGGCACTGCGCTTCTTTGCTATGTAACACCAAAGGAGCACCTTGGGTTGCCTAATCGTGATGATGTCAAGACCGGTGTAATATCCTACAAAATTTCTGCTCATGCTGCTGATTTGGCAAAGGGTCATCCCTATGCACAAGCTTGGGATGATGCACTTAGCAAGGCAAGGTTTGAGTTTAGATGGCTTGACCAATTTGCTTTGTCTCTGGATCCAGTAACTGCTATGGCTTTCCATGATGAAACATTGCCCTCTGAGGGTGCCAAAGTGGCACATTTCTGCTCAATGTGTGGGCCCAAGTTTTGTTCAATGAAAATCACAGAGGATATCAGGAAGTATGCTGATGAAAATGGTTATGGAACAGTAGAGGAAGCTGTGATACAAGGAATGAATGCTATGAGTGCTGAATTTTTGGCTGCAAGGAAAACAATTAGTGGGGAACAGCATGGTGAAGCAGGAGGGGAGATCTATGTACCAGAAAGCTATGCAGTGCAGAAATAA